From Bacteroidia bacterium, the proteins below share one genomic window:
- a CDS encoding TonB-dependent receptor has protein sequence MEKWHTVLSPLSKGSRNYRLNLLTRLISILMCIWIADCKTLIAQQDSIKVQGSLPEITIEDFWGNAEKNLGNKIILDSIIKTTLPAVSLAELLASNGSAFPKSYGINGIATISLRGSSAEQVALKWNGINLNNPQLGQADISLLPATIFESIEIQPNVTLDNLNSSGGTIELKSNEKIDSLFSAQAIFRAASFQDYRGSLKLQKGYKSFDFKLLGYGMNQKNDISYLNPYHNNQRERLEHSKNEQLGTMLYLAKKVRTTTFLYSGWLQNAKRQIPPTFSQAYSDAVQQDYFYRNLLTILFSNCWIKNIDIARLDDQIHFEDLQANIHSFSRSERYVGKVLSKDLIIKNWVNHLDITGEWVQAEVREYQTPKQQLTGTIKGSSIFTNHWLRLQLGAVYQKVTQMKVPLTGAILTEILPFQKAIKGNILFKISLNIAREVRIPTLNDRYWMPGGNPDLLPEESWKQELATNLKFHNFDFQVIAFHRWVNHWIQWIPVGGFFAPVNIPMVRARGLETNFSYQTKFTKGFVRTSITGALNQITKEKTTQIADASLHKQMIFIPLVNSSFQILLSYKYWQFRLSDVFCGFRYISADNSAFLPGYNLLNFSISRNIRIKATAWNLAFGVENTLNQMYEIMPGRPMPGITFWYSIQYKLNQNKHN, from the coding sequence ATGGAGAAGTGGCATACTGTTTTATCACCTTTGTCAAAAGGCAGTAGGAATTATCGTTTGAACCTACTCACAAGGCTAATCAGCATCCTTATGTGTATTTGGATAGCTGATTGTAAAACTCTGATTGCTCAGCAAGATTCTATCAAGGTTCAAGGAAGCCTGCCGGAGATAACAATTGAAGACTTTTGGGGTAATGCAGAGAAAAACTTAGGGAATAAAATAATCCTTGATTCCATCATAAAAACTACTTTACCGGCTGTTTCTCTGGCAGAGTTATTGGCCTCAAATGGCAGCGCTTTTCCCAAAAGTTATGGAATCAATGGCATTGCTACAATCAGTTTACGGGGAAGCTCCGCCGAACAAGTAGCCTTAAAGTGGAATGGAATTAACCTAAACAACCCACAATTGGGGCAAGCCGATATTTCATTACTACCAGCTACTATTTTTGAATCCATTGAAATTCAACCAAATGTTACACTTGATAACCTTAATTCTTCCGGAGGAACAATTGAACTAAAGTCTAATGAAAAAATAGATTCTCTATTTTCTGCTCAGGCAATTTTTAGAGCCGCAAGTTTTCAGGATTATAGAGGCAGTTTAAAACTTCAAAAAGGGTACAAGTCTTTTGATTTCAAACTATTAGGATATGGGATGAATCAGAAAAATGATATTTCGTACCTTAATCCTTATCACAATAACCAACGGGAAAGGTTAGAACATTCTAAAAATGAGCAACTTGGAACGATGCTTTATCTTGCCAAAAAAGTTCGTACTACAACCTTTCTATATTCCGGTTGGCTACAAAATGCAAAGCGGCAAATACCGCCCACTTTTTCACAGGCTTATTCGGATGCTGTACAACAAGATTATTTTTATAGGAATTTATTGACAATCTTATTTTCAAATTGTTGGATAAAAAATATTGATATTGCCCGTTTAGATGACCAAATTCATTTTGAAGACTTACAGGCTAATATCCATAGCTTTAGCCGCTCTGAACGATATGTTGGAAAAGTTTTAAGCAAAGATTTAATTATTAAAAACTGGGTTAATCATTTGGATATTACCGGAGAATGGGTGCAAGCGGAGGTTCGTGAGTATCAAACCCCCAAGCAGCAATTAACCGGCACTATTAAAGGTAGCTCAATCTTTACTAATCATTGGCTACGATTACAATTAGGAGCTGTGTATCAGAAAGTTACACAAATGAAAGTACCTCTAACCGGTGCTATTTTAACTGAAATTCTGCCTTTTCAGAAAGCAATTAAGGGGAATATTTTATTTAAAATCTCGCTAAATATAGCTCGGGAGGTGCGTATTCCCACGCTAAACGACCGCTACTGGATGCCGGGAGGGAATCCGGATTTATTACCCGAAGAAAGTTGGAAACAAGAGTTAGCTACGAATTTAAAGTTCCATAATTTTGATTTTCAAGTAATTGCTTTTCACAGATGGGTTAATCATTGGATACAATGGATTCCGGTAGGGGGCTTTTTTGCGCCTGTAAATATTCCAATGGTGAGGGCACGGGGCTTAGAAACAAACTTTTCTTACCAAACCAAATTCACAAAAGGTTTTGTAAGAACTTCTATAACGGGTGCTTTAAACCAAATAACCAAAGAAAAAACAACTCAAATAGCTGATGCTTCCTTGCATAAACAAATGATTTTCATACCGTTGGTAAATTCTTCTTTTCAAATATTACTTTCCTATAAATATTGGCAATTTCGTTTGAGTGATGTGTTTTGCGGTTTTCGGTATATTTCAGCAGATAATTCGGCGTTTTTACCGGGTTATAACTTGCTTAACTTTTCTATTAGTAGAAATATTAGGATAAAAGCTACCGCATGGAACTTAGCATTCGGGGTAGAAAATACCCTGAATCAAATGTATGAAATTATGCCGGGGCGGCCAATGCCCGGAATAACTTTCTGGTATTCAATTCAATATAAATTAAATCAAAATAAACACAATTAA
- a CDS encoding response regulator, which produces MKTQILIVEDELIVAKDLQLRLELLEYEVIGMAVNKQEALDLLRHHSPQLALMDVMLKDGDDGIALANIFRKEYNIPVIFLTAYSDNATLQRAKLIEPFGYLVKPFEEREIHAVIEMTLYKHEMELKLMRSEQWLSSMMQSLGDAAIAVDNQGNINFFNIRAEMLFGISSTQAMGADPAILFSIISEETRQPIRNPLIQSLILNCKVESYKDFRIRLPNKTEPPIEFVASPIIDEKNNCIGSVLILKDITAKRIEQSEKQRQREEAERNLMSTIVETQENERRRIAEDLHDGLGQILYAAKLNLNTIENTEIAEQKQYNFEIAKTLIDQAIEEARNISHNLMPGALYDFGLISTLESYFERLEASKKLSIHFHTNIDSRLPLKVEFTFYRIIQEIFVNIIKHSDATEVNIQLLLRENDNLVLLVEDNGKGFDTSDVKNKGFGLKNIESRIKTLNGQFNIDSAANHGTTVIVETHIDKF; this is translated from the coding sequence ATGAAAACTCAAATATTGATAGTAGAAGATGAGCTCATCGTTGCCAAAGATTTACAATTACGTTTAGAACTATTGGAGTATGAAGTGATTGGGATGGCTGTGAATAAGCAAGAGGCGTTAGATCTGCTTCGGCATCATAGTCCACAATTGGCATTGATGGATGTTATGCTTAAAGACGGAGACGATGGGATAGCCTTAGCCAATATTTTCCGTAAAGAATACAATATTCCGGTGATTTTTTTAACGGCATATTCGGATAATGCTACCTTACAGCGAGCTAAACTGATAGAGCCATTTGGCTATCTTGTAAAACCCTTTGAAGAGCGTGAAATTCATGCAGTTATAGAGATGACTTTGTATAAGCATGAAATGGAGCTAAAACTGATGCGAAGCGAACAATGGCTTAGTTCTATGATGCAGAGTTTAGGCGATGCCGCTATTGCCGTTGATAATCAAGGGAATATAAACTTTTTTAATATTCGGGCAGAAATGCTTTTTGGAATATCATCTACCCAAGCTATGGGCGCAGACCCAGCCATATTATTCTCCATTATTTCTGAAGAAACCCGCCAACCTATCCGAAACCCGCTGATACAATCTTTGATATTAAATTGTAAAGTAGAGAGTTACAAAGATTTTAGAATCCGGCTGCCAAACAAAACGGAGCCTCCCATAGAATTTGTAGCCTCTCCTATCATTGACGAAAAAAACAACTGTATCGGTAGTGTGCTGATTTTAAAAGACATCACAGCTAAACGAATAGAGCAGTCTGAAAAACAACGCCAACGAGAAGAAGCCGAACGTAATCTGATGAGCACTATCGTAGAAACCCAAGAAAACGAACGCCGTAGAATAGCCGAAGACTTACATGACGGACTTGGGCAAATCTTATATGCCGCTAAACTAAACCTAAATACAATCGAAAATACCGAAATAGCGGAACAAAAACAATATAATTTCGAAATAGCTAAAACCCTGATAGACCAAGCCATCGAAGAAGCTCGTAATATTTCCCATAACTTAATGCCCGGTGCTCTGTATGATTTTGGGCTAATCTCAACCTTAGAATCTTATTTTGAACGACTTGAAGCAAGCAAAAAACTAAGTATTCATTTTCATACCAATATTGATAGCCGCTTGCCACTCAAAGTAGAGTTTACTTTTTATCGTATTATTCAGGAAATCTTTGTCAATATCATCAAACATTCTGACGCAACCGAAGTAAATATTCAACTTTTACTAAGAGAAAATGATAATTTAGTATTATTGGTTGAAGACAACGGTAAGGGATTTGATACCTCAGATGTGAAAAATAAAGGATTTGGGCTGAAAAATATCGAATCCCGAATCAAAACCCTAAATGGACAGTTTAATATAGATTCTGCCGCTAACCATGGAACTACGGTAATTGTTGAAACACATATTGACAAATTCTAA
- a CDS encoding phosphatase PAP2 family protein has protein sequence MNWKHRLLNDTLSVRYYLLTCLGIFSTAGSFLFKYGYVESFQILNAFGNPKWDWFYLTVTYLGDSLFVCSVISIILAYKKPDDVLTCWIVVHLAGIIIQILKQFIFVEWGRPGFVLGLENIYTAGSPEIYRSFPSGHACTTFSVSLWVAYMLEKKLFLIGIAASIIASIVAYSRIYLGVHFLGDVFAGGLIGLCFGTIAFPLAGNFIKNKINKVSPREKMVSHLLFYLGILGFIASVVKFLIENKLFFS, from the coding sequence GTGAATTGGAAACATCGTTTACTTAATGATACACTAAGCGTTCGTTATTATCTCCTAACTTGTTTAGGGATATTTTCCACAGCTGGTAGTTTCTTGTTTAAGTATGGTTATGTTGAGAGTTTTCAGATACTAAATGCTTTTGGAAACCCTAAGTGGGATTGGTTTTACTTAACAGTTACTTATTTGGGTGATTCCCTATTTGTTTGCTCTGTTATTTCAATCATATTAGCGTATAAAAAACCGGATGATGTTCTAACTTGCTGGATTGTTGTTCATCTTGCCGGTATTATTATCCAAATATTGAAACAATTTATTTTTGTAGAATGGGGGCGTCCCGGATTTGTACTTGGGTTAGAAAATATTTATACAGCAGGTAGCCCTGAAATTTATCGTTCTTTTCCTTCCGGCCATGCTTGCACCACATTTTCAGTTTCCCTTTGGGTTGCCTATATGTTGGAAAAAAAACTTTTCTTAATCGGAATTGCAGCATCTATTATAGCCAGCATTGTCGCTTACAGCAGAATATACTTAGGCGTTCATTTTTTGGGTGATGTTTTTGCCGGAGGCTTAATTGGACTGTGTTTTGGCACAATAGCATTTCCTCTTGCGGGAAATTTTATTAAAAATAAAATCAACAAAGTTTCACCAAGAGAAAAAATGGTATCTCATTTATTGTTTTACTTAGGTATTTTAGGGTTTATTGCTTCAGTAGTAAAGTTTTTGATAGAAAATAAGCTTTTTTTTTCATAA
- a CDS encoding DUF4465 domain-containing protein gives MLNLFLRMTVLSVLFSYQVSKAQVVADFDDLQPTIRGYWNGSDGSGGFSSGICHFWNSYDSTWNSWIGWAYSFMYDTVTTGLGNQYSAYATPLPGSFRQFGLSYGQQNGFQIQSSFTSGYGYLNSLSIANSTYAAWAMRDGDAFSKKFGGPSGNDPDYFKIVFKGFLQGNLTDTVEFYLADYRFTNNNLDYILKGFHSINLTQLGLIDSLGFELFSSDTGMAWINTPTYVCFDNIEYMIPTNTNHTLQHPDFQLYPNPVSEKLYWNPISKGTVFIYNLTGQLLKTENLASGEMLVNDLASGVYIVKTISEFGNFTTRIIVNH, from the coding sequence ATGTTAAATCTTTTTTTAAGAATGACCGTTTTATCGGTATTGTTTAGTTATCAGGTTTCTAAGGCGCAAGTAGTAGCTGATTTTGATGACCTTCAGCCTACGATTAGGGGTTACTGGAATGGGTCAGATGGCTCAGGCGGCTTTTCTTCAGGGATTTGCCATTTCTGGAATTCGTATGATTCAACATGGAACTCATGGATAGGTTGGGCGTATAGTTTTATGTATGACACAGTTACAACAGGTTTGGGAAATCAATACAGTGCTTATGCAACTCCTTTACCCGGATCATTCAGGCAGTTTGGGCTTTCTTACGGCCAGCAAAATGGCTTTCAAATACAATCCTCTTTCACCAGCGGTTATGGTTATCTGAATAGTTTGTCAATCGCCAATTCAACTTATGCGGCTTGGGCAATGCGAGATGGAGACGCTTTTTCTAAAAAATTTGGCGGCCCTTCAGGAAACGACCCAGACTACTTTAAAATTGTATTTAAAGGATTTTTGCAAGGAAACCTCACAGACACTGTTGAATTTTATCTCGCAGACTATCGCTTCACAAACAATAACTTAGACTATATCCTAAAAGGATTTCACTCAATAAATTTGACCCAACTCGGATTAATAGATTCACTTGGATTTGAACTGTTTTCTTCTGACACCGGAATGGCTTGGATTAACACACCTACTTATGTTTGTTTTGATAATATCGAATATATGATTCCAACAAATACAAACCATACTTTGCAACATCCAGATTTTCAACTATATCCAAATCCTGTTTCCGAAAAATTATATTGGAACCCTATCTCAAAAGGAACAGTATTTATCTACAATTTAACCGGCCAACTCTTAAAAACAGAAAATTTAGCATCCGGTGAAATGCTTGTTAATGATTTAGCATCAGGAGTTTACATAGTAAAAACAATCTCTGAATTTGGTAATTTTACTACACGG
- a CDS encoding glycosyltransferase family 2 protein, with product MFFSIVVPTYNRAHLITKTLQSLLDQTYPDFEIIVVDDGSTDNTEEVVKKINADKIKYYKIANSERAAARNYGATKATGDYVNFFDSDDIALSNHLAEAQKAVEKYNFPEVFHLSYAVKNVKTGVEKNSIFKYETCNAVLWQGNYLSCNGIFLKREVTLQNPFNEYRKLSASEDWEMSLRIAARFPFYMIPTVTSVIIDHDERSVMTFNESKMLARKNALINSLAADKVFFAKNKDKLPKIDAHMCSYISLHAAITGHKKKAVTYLWKAIQLNIGELFTRRTLGIIKHLILS from the coding sequence ATGTTCTTTTCAATAGTAGTTCCTACCTATAATCGCGCTCATCTAATAACCAAAACGCTTCAATCGCTTTTAGACCAAACATATCCTGACTTTGAAATTATTGTAGTAGATGACGGTAGCACGGATAACACAGAGGAGGTTGTCAAGAAAATAAACGCTGATAAAATTAAGTATTATAAGATAGCCAATAGTGAACGTGCTGCTGCCAGAAACTATGGAGCAACTAAGGCAACCGGAGATTATGTCAATTTTTTTGATTCAGACGATATTGCCCTAAGTAATCACTTAGCAGAGGCACAAAAAGCGGTTGAAAAATATAACTTTCCCGAAGTTTTTCACCTAAGTTATGCCGTTAAAAACGTAAAAACAGGCGTTGAAAAAAACAGCATATTCAAATATGAAACTTGCAATGCTGTTCTTTGGCAAGGAAACTATTTATCCTGTAACGGTATCTTCTTGAAAAGAGAGGTAACATTACAAAACCCATTTAATGAATACAGAAAACTATCAGCTTCTGAAGACTGGGAAATGTCGCTAAGAATAGCCGCACGATTCCCTTTTTATATGATACCCACAGTTACTTCTGTTATCATTGACCACGATGAAAGAAGTGTGATGACATTTAATGAGTCAAAAATGCTGGCAAGAAAAAACGCATTGATAAATAGCTTAGCAGCAGATAAAGTTTTTTTTGCCAAGAACAAAGATAAACTACCTAAAATTGATGCTCACATGTGCTCTTACATATCTCTACACGCAGCAATTACCGGGCACAAAAAAAAAGCAGTTACTTATCTATGGAAAGCCATCCAACTGAATATCGGAGAACTTTTTACCCGAAGAACTTTAGGTATTATTAAACACCTGATTTTAAGCTAA
- a CDS encoding MlaD family protein, with amino-acid sequence MKKRILLVFFIIPALLGLYLTIAWLLRTWPFSTNYQIVRVYFDNVNGLKRADPVVLFGFEIGSVQGFEQQKNGVVVLLGIEPTVELYADASAEIQIKEILGGKQVALFPGKKTQLLDNKSILKGKQTFDITTGIAKMGNLLTELTPERTQQLWNSLDKITQIVNNIPEQQPKELLLNLSNSITGINNLLNKTNQFSLISKITSLIVHIDSTLQVADAKINALEPLMQAGTSTLNNMDTVLKNTDKLIYQAENLLLNAKSILDTLQQRQTLAHTLLYDTTFTKTVQETLDNLNKTMVHVRRKKIHVTMSFSHKQKKEYPENE; translated from the coding sequence GTGAAAAAGCGGATTCTGCTTGTTTTCTTTATTATTCCAGCTTTATTAGGATTATATCTAACCATAGCATGGCTATTACGAACATGGCCATTTTCTACTAACTATCAGATAGTTAGGGTTTATTTTGATAATGTAAACGGGCTGAAACGAGCCGATCCAGTAGTGCTTTTCGGCTTTGAAATAGGCTCTGTTCAAGGGTTTGAACAGCAAAAAAATGGAGTTGTAGTTTTGCTCGGCATTGAACCAACCGTTGAATTGTATGCAGATGCCTCCGCCGAAATCCAGATAAAAGAAATTTTGGGCGGAAAACAAGTCGCATTATTTCCCGGAAAAAAAACACAACTACTTGATAATAAATCTATTTTAAAAGGAAAACAAACTTTTGATATAACCACCGGAATTGCCAAAATGGGTAATCTATTGACAGAACTAACCCCAGAAAGGACACAACAATTATGGAATAGTTTGGATAAAATCACCCAAATTGTAAATAATATTCCGGAACAGCAGCCCAAAGAACTCCTTTTGAATTTGTCAAATAGCATAACGGGGATCAATAATTTGCTGAACAAAACGAATCAGTTTAGCTTAATTTCCAAAATCACCAGCTTGATTGTGCATATTGATTCTACTTTACAGGTAGCAGACGCTAAAATCAACGCCTTAGAACCACTTATGCAAGCCGGCACATCAACGCTAAACAATATGGATACGGTTCTGAAAAATACAGATAAGTTGATTTATCAGGCTGAGAATCTATTACTTAATGCAAAGTCTATTTTAGATACCTTACAGCAAAGACAAACACTTGCGCATACATTACTCTACGATACCACGTTTACCAAAACGGTTCAAGAAACCTTAGATAATCTGAACAAAACAATGGTTCATGTGCGGAGAAAGAAAATTCACGTAACGATGTCTTTTTCACACAAGCAAAAGAAGGAATATCCCGAAAATGAATAG
- a CDS encoding O-antigen ligase family protein gives MKLNSDFFSAKQQFLLIAGTALITIPVVVLSFVLERYVLLAIPLLIGLSFVAVINYKVLFYLFWFSLPGSIPYDLPSGMNLDLFSEPLMLVLFFIFLLRLGLDFSYFAKIPINKTYLMLFLMFIWIVISSIFSTEPLISLKYTLSKVWYFGSIIGFSLLVIREPGDFRRWFWVLYWILLILAVVTIIRHGLMGFTFAAAHHDPMHPYYSNHVTYACIMALFFPYLLSARKWYPKDSNLRKLLNFSILFWIVAIIISYTRASWIAIILLPVLFLIIKFRLTKLVLLLSLAITTIFVSYLLHNQNYLQFAPVYEKTVFNKNDFSKHLTATYQMKDVSGVERLYRWVAAKNMIAEHPITGFGPNSFTFQYKPFAESRFRTYVSDNVERSSTHNYFLLVASEQGIPGLILFTLFVAFILIRGENLYHNLKYESSKSLVVAATLSFGAMIFHLFLNDLVEVDKLGALFFFVPVLLLKVEKMDSQDQYFSIFD, from the coding sequence ATGAAATTAAACAGTGATTTTTTCTCTGCCAAACAACAGTTTCTTTTAATAGCCGGTACAGCATTAATCACCATTCCTGTTGTTGTACTGAGCTTTGTATTAGAACGTTATGTTTTGTTAGCTATTCCATTATTGATTGGGCTATCTTTTGTAGCAGTAATTAACTATAAAGTTCTATTTTATTTATTTTGGTTTAGCCTCCCTGGCTCGATACCATACGATTTGCCTTCCGGAATGAACTTAGATTTATTTTCGGAACCATTAATGTTGGTTTTGTTTTTTATTTTTCTGCTTCGCTTAGGATTAGATTTTTCTTATTTTGCAAAAATACCCATAAATAAAACCTATCTAATGTTATTCTTAATGTTTATATGGATTGTTATTTCGAGTATTTTTTCAACGGAGCCATTAATTTCATTAAAATATACCTTATCCAAGGTTTGGTATTTTGGGTCTATTATAGGATTTAGTTTATTGGTTATACGTGAGCCAGGAGATTTTAGACGATGGTTTTGGGTACTTTATTGGATTTTACTCATCTTAGCTGTTGTTACAATTATCAGACACGGGCTAATGGGCTTTACTTTTGCCGCTGCACATCATGACCCAATGCATCCATACTATAGCAATCACGTAACCTATGCTTGCATTATGGCCTTATTTTTCCCCTACTTATTATCCGCCAGAAAATGGTATCCCAAAGATAGCAATCTACGTAAATTATTGAATTTCAGTATTTTATTCTGGATTGTAGCAATTATTATAAGCTATACCAGAGCTTCTTGGATAGCTATAATATTATTACCCGTTCTATTTCTGATCATAAAATTCAGATTAACAAAGCTGGTTTTGCTATTGTCATTAGCGATTACCACAATATTTGTTTCATATTTATTGCACAACCAAAACTACCTTCAATTTGCTCCGGTTTATGAAAAGACCGTTTTTAACAAAAATGACTTTTCAAAACACTTAACTGCTACCTACCAAATGAAAGATGTAAGCGGCGTTGAACGATTATATCGCTGGGTAGCGGCCAAAAATATGATTGCAGAGCACCCAATAACAGGCTTTGGGCCTAACTCTTTTACATTCCAATATAAACCTTTTGCAGAAAGCCGATTTAGAACATACGTAAGTGATAATGTAGAACGCTCTTCTACGCATAACTACTTCTTGTTGGTAGCCTCTGAACAAGGAATACCCGGGCTGATTCTATTTACTTTGTTTGTTGCTTTTATTTTAATACGGGGAGAAAATTTATACCATAATTTAAAATACGAGAGTTCTAAATCTTTGGTAGTAGCAGCTACATTGTCATTTGGGGCTATGATTTTTCATCTCTTTCTCAATGATTTAGTTGAAGTAGATAAATTGGGAGCGTTGTTCTTTTTTGTTCCGGTCTTATTATTGAAAGTTGAAAAAATGGATTCACAGGATCAATATTTTTCGATATTTGATTAA
- a CDS encoding response regulator: MSKIKILSLRQIKLNGIMAKKTIMCVDDEKIVITSLISQLRNAFGQNFKYEGFDNAEEAWEYIDEVYADGLSVDLIICDWLMPRVRGDEFMIRVHKRFPDVALIMLSGQADQDSVERAKKEANMYKFISKPWEKDELVGEVKKVLNMSNEGLLTI, encoded by the coding sequence TTGAGTAAAATAAAAATATTATCTTTGCGCCAAATAAAGTTAAATGGAATTATGGCTAAAAAGACCATTATGTGTGTAGATGATGAGAAAATCGTGATAACCAGCTTGATTAGCCAACTCAGAAATGCTTTTGGCCAAAATTTTAAATATGAAGGCTTTGATAATGCAGAAGAAGCTTGGGAATACATTGATGAAGTATATGCCGACGGACTTTCTGTTGATTTAATAATCTGCGATTGGCTAATGCCAAGAGTTCGCGGAGATGAGTTTATGATTCGAGTACACAAACGGTTTCCTGATGTAGCCTTAATTATGCTATCCGGTCAGGCTGACCAAGACTCCGTAGAAAGAGCCAAAAAAGAAGCTAATATGTATAAGTTTATCTCAAAACCGTGGGAAAAAGATGAACTTGTCGGAGAAGTCAAAAAAGTATTAAATATGTCCAACGAAGGACTATTAACTATTTAG
- a CDS encoding bifunctional phosphoglucose/phosphomannose isomerase, with amino-acid sequence MEMKDLIAGFSGQLQRAVEIGTAAKLSQPRNAIHNIALLGLGGSAFGGEITKNAVQIKVPFQIHRNYDAPPYVSTNTLVIVSSYSGNTEETLQAVLACHQRGAMIVCITSGGELAKFAQQNGYDLIMLPTGYPPRTAAGFSFVQQLFVLKHFNLIGEFLPEIQESIQLLNDFSDHAFARELAADCFEKAVVLYSSDASDSISIRFRQQINENAKQLCWNHYLPEMNHNELVGWEKPDFLLPKTMVIFLRWSYDHPRVNLRFDINKEIIEPKSGKLTEVWAKGTSKIAQLMYLLHLADWVSLYLAELNAVEPTPVRVIDYLKNALSMR; translated from the coding sequence ATGGAAATGAAAGACTTGATAGCTGGATTTAGCGGGCAGTTACAGCGCGCCGTTGAGATAGGGACAGCAGCAAAGTTATCACAACCTCGTAATGCTATTCATAATATTGCGTTATTAGGCTTAGGCGGCTCTGCTTTCGGCGGGGAAATCACCAAAAATGCGGTACAGATAAAAGTACCCTTTCAAATACATCGCAATTATGATGCTCCTCCGTATGTATCTACCAACACCTTAGTTATTGTCAGCTCCTATTCAGGAAATACCGAAGAGACTTTACAAGCCGTTTTAGCCTGCCACCAAAGAGGTGCAATGATAGTTTGCATCACATCCGGCGGAGAGTTAGCTAAGTTTGCCCAGCAAAATGGTTATGACCTTATCATGCTGCCAACAGGCTATCCGCCACGTACCGCAGCCGGATTCTCCTTTGTCCAACAACTATTTGTTTTAAAACACTTTAACTTAATTGGTGAATTTTTACCGGAGATTCAGGAATCTATTCAGCTATTAAATGATTTTTCAGACCATGCCTTTGCCCGCGAACTTGCAGCAGATTGTTTTGAAAAAGCAGTTGTTTTATATAGTTCAGACGCATCAGATTCTATCTCTATTCGCTTTCGTCAGCAAATCAATGAAAATGCGAAACAATTATGCTGGAATCACTATTTGCCGGAAATGAATCACAATGAATTAGTTGGCTGGGAAAAACCGGACTTTTTGTTACCTAAAACAATGGTGATTTTCTTACGTTGGAGCTATGATCATCCGCGTGTAAATCTTCGTTTTGACATAAATAAAGAAATTATTGAGCCTAAAAGCGGTAAATTGACAGAAGTTTGGGCAAAAGGAACGAGCAAAATTGCTCAGTTGATGTATCTGCTACATTTAGCGGATTGGGTTTCGCTGTATTTAGCAGAGCTTAATGCCGTTGAGCCAACTCCGGTGCGTGTTATAGATTATCTCAAAAATGCCCTATCCATGCGCTAA